Proteins from a genomic interval of Caulobacter rhizosphaerae:
- a CDS encoding glycosyltransferase family 4 protein → MRILYVINSLEGGGAALPVPAVAKVLADQGARVEVLALTRRDGRALPPMIRQGLDVRVRPGGERDHVDALRWLDRIVAEEQPDLLWTSLTRATLLGQIVGLRRRVPVVSWQHNAFLKPANRLLLRATRRLSGLWIGDSYSVTALTAARLKVKPDRLAAWPLFAADAAAPHAAPWRPGETLRLGTLGRLHTAKGYDVLIRALAHMRANGFIPPAPFEIEIAGEGAQRERLQAMLHLAGLENVNLTGFCDTPREFLAGLHLYLQPSRREGLCVAVHEAMQAGLPVLATAVGEMPYSVVHGLTGQVVPPDDPEALAKALECLLRTPDRLATMGQVARSRVLERFGQARFAATGAEIFARLPVRRAAMVPAVASPAS, encoded by the coding sequence ATGCGCATCCTTTACGTGATCAATTCCCTCGAAGGCGGCGGCGCGGCCTTGCCGGTTCCGGCTGTGGCCAAGGTGCTGGCCGACCAGGGCGCCAGGGTCGAGGTTCTGGCCCTGACGCGCCGGGATGGTCGGGCCCTGCCGCCGATGATCCGTCAGGGGCTGGATGTCCGCGTCCGGCCCGGCGGCGAGCGCGATCACGTCGACGCCCTGCGCTGGCTGGACCGGATCGTCGCCGAGGAGCAGCCCGACCTGCTGTGGACCTCGCTGACCCGCGCCACCCTGCTGGGCCAGATCGTCGGCCTGCGGCGTCGCGTGCCCGTCGTCAGCTGGCAGCACAACGCCTTCCTCAAGCCGGCCAACCGGCTGCTGCTGCGCGCGACCCGAAGACTGTCGGGCCTATGGATCGGCGACTCCTATAGCGTCACGGCCCTGACCGCCGCGCGTCTGAAGGTGAAGCCGGACCGCCTGGCCGCCTGGCCGCTGTTCGCCGCCGACGCGGCCGCGCCTCATGCCGCGCCCTGGCGGCCGGGCGAGACGCTGCGACTGGGAACGCTGGGGCGCCTGCACACGGCCAAGGGCTATGACGTGCTGATCAGGGCGCTGGCCCACATGCGGGCCAACGGCTTCATCCCGCCCGCGCCGTTCGAGATCGAGATCGCGGGGGAGGGCGCGCAGCGTGAGCGGCTGCAGGCCATGCTCCATCTGGCGGGCTTGGAGAACGTCAATCTCACCGGCTTCTGCGACACGCCACGCGAGTTTCTAGCCGGCCTGCACCTCTATCTGCAGCCGTCGCGCCGCGAGGGCCTGTGCGTGGCGGTGCATGAGGCGATGCAGGCTGGTCTTCCGGTCCTGGCCACCGCCGTGGGGGAGATGCCCTACAGCGTGGTGCACGGACTGACGGGACAGGTGGTTCCGCCCGACGATCCTGAGGCGCTGGCCAAGGCGCTGGAATGCCTGCTGCGGACGCCCGACAGGCTGGCGACGATGGGCCAGGTCGCGCGGTCGCGGGTGCTGGAGCGGTTCGGCCAGGCGCGTTTCGCCGCCACGGGCGCGGAGATCTTCGCCCGTCTGCCGGTGCGGCGGGCGGCCATGGTCCCGGCGGTCGCGAGCCCAGCCTCGTGA